In Micromonospora sp. NBC_01813, the following are encoded in one genomic region:
- a CDS encoding YciI family protein, with product MKYLMLVCVDESLVLPPEDAAVSDCPGQWAEVAGRNVWLSGSQLQGVSDATTVRVRDSEVLIADGPFTETKEQIAGFDIIECADLDEAIEVASKHPVARHGVLELRPFRQG from the coding sequence ATGAAATATCTCATGCTGGTCTGTGTCGACGAGTCGCTGGTCCTGCCGCCGGAGGACGCGGCCGTATCCGATTGTCCCGGGCAGTGGGCGGAGGTGGCCGGACGCAACGTCTGGCTATCCGGCAGTCAGCTGCAGGGGGTCAGCGATGCCACCACGGTACGGGTCCGCGACAGCGAGGTGCTGATAGCGGACGGCCCGTTCACCGAGACCAAGGAGCAGATCGCCGGCTTCGACATCATCGAGTGTGCCGACCTCGACGAGGCGATCGAGGTGGCGTCCAAGCACCCGGTCGCCCGGCACGGCGTGCTGGAGCTGCGGCCCTTCCGGCAGGGGTGA
- a CDS encoding ABC transporter ATP-binding protein, with protein MRTTLSGSWRLLAMAWRANRRKTIAATGLMMAGTVSGPLLALVLGMMTDAVISGQAGAAVWYGVAVAVLAIVSLTFAHFSYIFYQELAELAELEVVRDLILLTNGSEGIEHQERAEYADDLTVLHRESRGLIGALESLFGMLGLTLAVIFTAILLAGLNPILLLLPLAAVPPLICGRWAESRIDRAKTETAEPTRIALNLFRLSTSARFAGELRVFGLRDELRRRHLREWERASRGLVRSYGVASVVRTLGQVMFGLAYVGAVLLVVREAITGRRTIGDVVLVIVLATQVNQQVTVAVTLLANLQRMGSMLRRLDSMRNLVAVDHPVPVDQEPPARLTTGIELRDVDFTYPGTSEAVLSGVSLRLPPGASVAIVGENGAGKTTLVKLLCGLYRPTSGQILVDGTDLRRIPAESWRRQLSAAFQDFVRFELLAGQVVGLGDVTRMGDDGAVIDALDRAQGSDVLERLEHGLHTQLGKSYTEGAELSGGQWQKLALGRALMREKPLLLVLDEPTSALDPLAEHRLFESYARQAAQLRASTGAITLFVSHRFSTVRMADLIIVLRDGRVVEAGSHDELMRRGELYADLFSLQAQAYR; from the coding sequence ATGAGGACGACGTTGAGTGGGTCCTGGCGGCTGCTGGCGATGGCCTGGCGGGCGAACCGCCGCAAGACCATCGCGGCGACGGGCCTGATGATGGCCGGTACCGTGAGCGGCCCGCTGCTGGCTCTGGTGCTGGGGATGATGACCGACGCGGTCATCTCCGGACAGGCCGGCGCGGCTGTCTGGTACGGCGTCGCGGTGGCGGTCCTGGCCATCGTGAGCCTTACCTTTGCGCACTTCTCGTACATCTTCTACCAAGAACTGGCCGAACTGGCCGAGCTCGAAGTGGTGCGGGATCTGATCCTGCTCACCAACGGCTCCGAGGGGATCGAACACCAGGAACGCGCCGAGTACGCCGACGATCTGACGGTGCTGCACCGGGAGAGCCGTGGGCTGATCGGTGCACTGGAGTCGCTGTTCGGGATGCTAGGCCTGACCCTGGCCGTGATCTTCACCGCGATCCTGCTGGCCGGCCTGAACCCGATTCTGCTGTTGCTGCCGCTCGCGGCGGTGCCGCCGCTGATCTGTGGGCGCTGGGCCGAGTCGCGGATCGACCGGGCCAAGACCGAAACCGCCGAGCCGACCCGGATCGCCCTCAACCTGTTCCGGCTCTCCACCTCGGCCCGGTTCGCCGGCGAGCTGCGGGTCTTCGGGCTCCGTGACGAGCTGCGCCGGCGGCACCTGCGGGAATGGGAGCGGGCGAGCCGGGGGCTGGTCCGTTCGTACGGGGTGGCCTCCGTGGTCCGGACCCTCGGGCAGGTGATGTTCGGCCTGGCCTACGTCGGCGCGGTGTTGCTGGTCGTGCGGGAAGCCATCACCGGCCGCCGCACGATCGGCGACGTGGTCCTCGTCATCGTCCTCGCCACCCAGGTCAACCAGCAGGTCACCGTGGCGGTCACGCTGCTCGCCAACCTGCAGCGGATGGGGAGCATGCTGCGCCGCCTGGATTCCATGCGGAACCTGGTCGCGGTCGACCACCCGGTGCCGGTCGACCAGGAGCCGCCGGCTCGGTTGACCACCGGGATCGAGCTCCGGGACGTGGACTTCACCTATCCGGGCACCAGCGAAGCGGTGCTGAGCGGCGTGTCGCTGAGACTGCCGCCCGGGGCCAGCGTGGCCATCGTCGGCGAGAACGGCGCCGGCAAGACCACCCTGGTCAAGCTGCTCTGCGGCCTGTACCGGCCGACCAGCGGGCAGATTCTGGTCGATGGCACCGACCTGCGCCGGATTCCGGCCGAGTCATGGCGCAGGCAACTGTCGGCGGCCTTCCAGGACTTCGTCCGCTTCGAACTGCTCGCGGGCCAGGTGGTCGGTCTCGGCGACGTGACCCGGATGGGAGACGACGGCGCGGTCATCGACGCGCTGGATCGGGCGCAGGGCAGCGACGTCCTGGAGCGGCTGGAGCACGGACTGCACACCCAGCTCGGCAAGAGCTACACCGAGGGTGCCGAGCTCTCCGGTGGTCAGTGGCAGAAGCTCGCGCTGGGCCGGGCGCTGATGCGCGAGAAGCCGTTGTTGCTGGTGCTCGACGAGCCCACGTCGGCGCTGGATCCGCTGGCCGAGCATCGGTTGTTCGAGTCGTACGCCCGGCAGGCCGCGCAGCTGCGGGCCAGTACCGGGGCCATCACCCTGTTCGTCTCGCACCGCTTCTCGACGGTGCGCATGGCGGATCTGATCATCGTGTTGCGCGACGGCCGGGTGGTCGAGGCCGGCAGTCACGATGAGCTGATGCGACGCGGCGAGCTCTACGCCGATCTGTTCAGCCTTCAGGCCCAGGCCTACCGGTAG
- a CDS encoding RNA polymerase sigma factor yields the protein MGRPTILGPEDQEVIVRAFREESGRVVAALIRLTGDWDLAEDCTQDAFVEAMRTWPESGVPRRPGAWLMTVARNRAYDRLRRATTESSKLRELAALAVDTGSDDPDDAGAEIQDDRLRLMFTCCHPALPLEARVALTLRTLAGLTTAEIARAFLLPVPTMAKRLVRAKRKIANAAIPFRVPPPNLLPERTSGVLAVLYLLFNEGYASSGGAELARDGLCMDAIRLTRALVGLLPGEPEAAGLLALMLLQHSRRRARVDADGDLITLEDQDRSLWDRVEIDEAIGLLDGLGSQRIGPYQVQAAIAASHAEVSGAADTDWARIAALYGRLAELTPSPVVELNRAVAVAMVDGPEAALRLVDDLDASGQLRDYHLLPALRADLLRRLGRRGDAAASYRRALGLTGNEAERRYLSRRMDEMTGAGAGAWKPGP from the coding sequence ATGGGGCGGCCGACCATCTTGGGCCCGGAGGACCAGGAGGTCATCGTCCGTGCGTTCCGGGAGGAGTCGGGACGAGTCGTCGCGGCGCTGATCCGGCTGACCGGTGACTGGGACCTGGCCGAGGACTGCACCCAGGACGCCTTTGTGGAGGCAATGCGTACCTGGCCCGAATCCGGGGTGCCGCGCCGTCCTGGCGCCTGGCTCATGACGGTGGCCCGCAACCGGGCCTACGACCGATTGCGGCGCGCCACCACGGAGAGCAGCAAGCTGCGGGAGCTGGCGGCCCTGGCCGTTGACACCGGCTCGGACGACCCCGACGACGCGGGGGCAGAGATCCAGGACGACCGTCTTCGCCTCATGTTCACCTGCTGCCATCCGGCGCTGCCGCTGGAGGCTAGGGTGGCGCTCACCCTGCGTACTTTGGCGGGCCTGACGACCGCGGAGATCGCCCGCGCGTTCCTGCTGCCCGTGCCGACCATGGCCAAGCGCCTGGTCCGTGCGAAGCGGAAGATTGCCAACGCGGCGATACCCTTCCGGGTGCCGCCGCCGAACCTGCTGCCGGAGCGTACGTCTGGGGTGCTGGCGGTGCTCTACCTGTTGTTCAACGAGGGCTACGCGTCGTCCGGCGGCGCGGAGCTGGCCCGTGACGGGCTGTGCATGGACGCGATCCGGCTGACCCGGGCGCTGGTCGGGTTGTTGCCCGGCGAGCCCGAGGCGGCCGGGCTGCTCGCGCTCATGCTCTTGCAGCACTCCCGGCGCCGGGCGCGGGTTGACGCCGACGGTGACCTGATCACCCTGGAGGACCAGGACCGTTCGCTCTGGGACCGGGTGGAGATCGACGAGGCGATCGGCCTGCTGGATGGGCTGGGCAGCCAGCGGATCGGCCCATACCAGGTCCAGGCCGCCATCGCGGCCAGTCACGCCGAGGTGTCCGGTGCCGCGGACACCGACTGGGCGCGGATAGCAGCCCTGTACGGACGCCTCGCAGAGCTGACCCCCTCACCGGTGGTGGAACTGAACCGGGCGGTCGCGGTAGCCATGGTCGACGGCCCTGAGGCGGCCCTTCGGCTGGTCGATGACCTGGACGCCTCCGGCCAGCTGCGCGACTATCACTTGTTGCCGGCGCTGCGCGCCGACCTACTGCGCCGCCTCGGCCGCCGCGGAGACGCCGCCGCGAGTTACCGGCGTGCGCTCGGGCTCACCGGCAATGAGGCTGAGCGCCGTTACCTGAGCCGTCGGATGGACGAGATGACCGGTGCCGGGGCGGGGGCGTGGAAGCCGGGCCCCTGA
- a CDS encoding type III PLP-dependent enzyme — MSEGHTIQGIPITELVERFGTPLYVYDADVIAGQYRGLRESLHPAVEMFYSLKANPNISICALLHSLGARAEVSSLTELVTAQRAGVPADQIMCLGPGKSRTEILACVKDDVLLICESFGELALIDEVAAETGTTARVVLRVNPSFAVKGGGLTMGGKPRQFGIDEEALLAAPDLAGRHAAVRLCGIQAYLGTRILSEDVVVENSARILDLAERLAERLQIPLDLVDVGGGLGVAYFSGERDLDAADLTAKLNPVFAAFVERHPDTRLVMELGRYLVGHSGLYAVEVRYVKESMGERFAVADGGTNHHMAAVGIGSFVKRNFPMRLLNRTGGDQQVPWNVTGPLCTPNDTLGKAVELPVDLRPGDVVGVERSGAYGPTASPVHFLSHGYPAEVLVHDGQARLIRTRDDADSMLANQIRHDFTA; from the coding sequence ATGTCCGAAGGCCACACCATCCAGGGAATCCCGATCACCGAGCTGGTGGAACGGTTCGGGACCCCGCTGTACGTCTACGACGCCGACGTCATCGCCGGGCAGTACCGCGGTCTGCGTGAATCGCTGCACCCGGCGGTGGAGATGTTCTACTCGCTGAAGGCCAACCCCAACATCAGCATCTGCGCACTGCTGCACTCGCTCGGCGCGCGAGCCGAGGTCTCCTCGCTCACCGAACTGGTCACCGCGCAGCGTGCGGGCGTGCCCGCCGACCAGATCATGTGCCTCGGGCCGGGCAAGAGCCGGACCGAGATCCTCGCCTGCGTCAAGGACGACGTGCTGCTCATCTGTGAGTCGTTCGGTGAGCTGGCGCTCATCGACGAGGTCGCGGCCGAGACGGGCACGACCGCCCGGGTCGTGCTGCGGGTCAATCCGAGCTTCGCGGTCAAGGGCGGCGGACTGACGATGGGCGGCAAACCGCGCCAGTTCGGCATCGACGAGGAGGCGCTGCTCGCCGCCCCTGACCTGGCCGGCCGGCACGCTGCCGTGCGGCTCTGTGGAATCCAGGCATACCTGGGGACCCGAATCCTCAGCGAGGACGTGGTCGTCGAGAACAGCGCCCGCATTCTCGACCTCGCCGAGCGACTGGCCGAGCGGCTCCAGATCCCACTCGACCTGGTGGACGTCGGCGGCGGCCTCGGCGTGGCGTACTTCTCCGGCGAGCGGGACCTGGACGCAGCCGACCTGACCGCGAAGCTCAACCCGGTCTTCGCCGCGTTCGTCGAGCGGCACCCCGACACCCGGCTGGTGATGGAGCTCGGCCGGTACCTCGTCGGCCACAGCGGCCTGTACGCGGTCGAGGTCCGCTATGTCAAGGAGTCCATGGGGGAGCGGTTCGCGGTGGCCGACGGCGGCACCAATCACCACATGGCGGCCGTGGGCATCGGCTCGTTCGTCAAACGCAACTTCCCGATGCGGCTGCTCAACCGGACCGGCGGCGACCAGCAGGTGCCGTGGAACGTCACCGGTCCCCTCTGCACCCCCAACGACACGCTCGGCAAGGCCGTCGAGCTGCCGGTCGACCTGCGCCCCGGTGACGTCGTCGGGGTGGAGCGCTCGGGCGCGTACGGCCCCACCGCCTCACCGGTGCACTTCCTCAGCCACGGCTACCCGGCCGAGGTCCTCGTCCACGACGGCCAGGCGCGGCTGATCCGTACCCGCGACGACGCCGACAGCATGCTCGCCAACCAGATCAGGCACGACTTCACCGCCTGA
- a CDS encoding 4'-phosphopantetheinyl transferase family protein produces the protein MTGPPDLPAPDGGPLPLPTGPSAAERPRLLPPPGVDVWHVGLDVDADTADRVAALLDRHERQRANRFRDALAARRYVVAHGAARSVLGRYLGLSPDAVDWSAGRHGKPTFDGTWSHWQWSLSRSGGHALLAVRLTEPVGVDIEAVGDHTPAVALAIRFLHENEAAAVAAKSDPGEARLLYHRLLSRKEACVKCSGGRLLDGLRIRVLSPGSVTGTGPTAADRWQLQDLPAPPGFVATLATVGKAIDRLRLFEWQWHQAQQEAQAESAPEGPVRDPFLGWVGVQAVERDGNTVYARFTPSDMPVLTTAPPHRAAAVHAAVRTLNAQGRSHLGGHLEVKWSPPGSAPRTPGGSEYLAAARAVETALRQRPSSTDR, from the coding sequence ATGACCGGGCCGCCTGACCTGCCCGCACCGGACGGCGGGCCACTGCCACTGCCCACCGGGCCATCAGCGGCCGAGCGACCGCGGCTGCTGCCGCCGCCGGGGGTCGACGTCTGGCACGTCGGTCTCGACGTCGACGCCGATACCGCCGACCGGGTCGCAGCCCTGCTCGACCGGCACGAACGGCAGCGGGCCAACCGATTCCGCGACGCGCTCGCCGCCCGTCGGTACGTGGTCGCGCACGGCGCCGCCCGATCCGTCCTCGGCCGGTACCTGGGCCTGTCGCCCGACGCCGTCGACTGGTCGGCCGGGCGGCACGGCAAGCCCACTTTCGACGGCACGTGGAGCCACTGGCAGTGGAGCCTCAGCCGGTCCGGCGGACACGCGCTGCTCGCCGTGCGGCTCACCGAACCAGTTGGGGTGGACATCGAGGCGGTCGGGGACCATACCCCGGCCGTGGCGCTGGCGATCCGGTTCCTGCACGAGAACGAGGCGGCGGCCGTCGCGGCGAAGTCCGACCCCGGCGAGGCGCGGCTGCTCTACCACCGGCTGCTCTCCCGCAAGGAGGCGTGCGTGAAGTGCAGCGGCGGCCGGCTCCTGGACGGGCTGCGCATCCGGGTGCTGAGCCCGGGCAGCGTGACCGGCACCGGCCCGACGGCCGCAGACCGGTGGCAGCTACAGGACCTGCCGGCGCCGCCCGGCTTCGTCGCGACGCTGGCGACCGTCGGCAAGGCGATCGACCGGCTCAGACTCTTCGAATGGCAGTGGCATCAAGCGCAGCAGGAAGCGCAGGCCGAGAGTGCGCCGGAGGGTCCAGTGCGAGACCCGTTCCTGGGTTGGGTAGGCGTCCAGGCCGTCGAACGCGACGGCAACACCGTCTACGCGAGATTCACTCCTTCCGACATGCCCGTCCTGACAACCGCTCCACCACACCGTGCGGCCGCCGTCCACGCCGCGGTCCGCACGCTGAACGCGCAAGGCCGCTCGCACCTCGGTGGCCACCTGGAAGTCAAATGGAGCCCGCCGGGGTCAGCGCCGCGCACCCCGGGCGGCAGCGAGTACCTCGCCGCCGCCCGGGCCGTGGAGACCGCGTTGCGGCAACGTCCGTCGAGTACAGATAGGTAG
- a CDS encoding acyl carrier protein, with protein sequence MTALAEATDRQQILDAIVAALSDVLRQQLTGVTEQTRLFDDLSLDSTSVLGLLMALEDALDMQVDPENLEQRHLETVGALAGFIAESR encoded by the coding sequence ATGACTGCACTCGCCGAGGCAACCGACCGTCAGCAGATCCTCGACGCGATCGTCGCCGCCCTCTCCGACGTGCTGCGTCAGCAGCTCACCGGCGTCACCGAGCAGACCCGGCTCTTCGACGACCTCAGCCTCGACTCGACCAGCGTGCTGGGCCTGCTGATGGCGCTGGAGGACGCGCTGGACATGCAGGTCGACCCGGAGAACCTCGAACAGCGCCACCTGGAGACCGTTGGCGCGCTGGCCGGCTTCATCGCCGAGAGCCGGTGA
- a CDS encoding acyl-CoA dehydrogenase family protein has product MTADEGFLTELRGLARELGDLLSPTALTVDRDPGQARMLLDGDLPWRQLMGLPAEYNPDPLRVGGRAVYLDKAVEQVTVLEELARVDAGAVLALPGPSMSGFVISELGDRAQRERYFGRLAESPTWTFFGMTEPGHGSDPASMSTAVRPAGAGGYHLTGTKRFVGNGARAAVGVVFARRRSGPLGVCAVLLETDRPGFTGVPLETIGLRGLQLSELRMRDVPLTDDDLLGRDRSATRQGMWAAVRTFNRYRPVVSSLALGVAQAAYDYTVAHCSRRTIDRLAGFEGRLRGARALVLAAARAADLDPADGTLASAAKIRATRLAEEMTVEAVACFGPGARWEHPLLDKYVRDARAFEFMEGTGTIQRLNLAQAYLSGRLDDDRAA; this is encoded by the coding sequence ATGACCGCCGATGAGGGGTTTCTCACCGAGTTGCGCGGGTTGGCCCGCGAACTCGGCGACCTGCTGAGTCCGACCGCGTTGACCGTCGACCGGGACCCGGGCCAGGCGCGGATGCTGCTGGACGGCGACCTGCCGTGGCGGCAGCTGATGGGCCTGCCGGCCGAGTACAACCCCGATCCGCTGCGAGTTGGTGGCCGCGCCGTGTACCTCGACAAGGCCGTCGAGCAGGTCACCGTCCTGGAGGAGCTGGCCCGCGTCGACGCCGGGGCGGTGCTGGCGCTGCCCGGACCGTCGATGTCGGGCTTCGTCATCAGCGAACTGGGCGACCGCGCGCAGCGCGAGCGGTACTTCGGCCGGCTCGCTGAAAGCCCGACGTGGACGTTCTTCGGGATGACCGAACCGGGCCACGGCTCGGACCCGGCGAGCATGTCGACCGCGGTACGGCCCGCTGGCGCCGGCGGCTACCACCTCACCGGTACGAAGCGGTTCGTGGGCAACGGGGCCCGCGCCGCGGTGGGCGTGGTGTTCGCCCGCCGGCGGTCCGGGCCGCTCGGCGTCTGCGCGGTGCTGCTGGAGACCGACCGGCCCGGCTTCACCGGCGTACCGCTGGAGACGATCGGCCTGCGCGGGTTGCAGCTGAGCGAGCTGCGAATGCGGGACGTCCCGCTGACCGACGACGACCTCCTCGGCCGGGACCGCTCGGCCACCCGGCAGGGCATGTGGGCCGCGGTACGGACGTTCAACCGGTACCGCCCGGTGGTTTCATCCCTCGCGCTCGGGGTGGCGCAGGCCGCCTACGACTACACCGTCGCGCACTGCTCCCGACGGACCATCGACCGGCTAGCCGGCTTCGAGGGCCGGCTGCGGGGCGCCCGGGCACTGGTCCTGGCAGCCGCCAGGGCCGCCGACCTGGACCCGGCCGACGGCACGCTCGCGTCGGCGGCGAAGATCCGGGCCACCCGGCTCGCCGAGGAGATGACGGTGGAGGCGGTGGCGTGCTTCGGCCCCGGGGCACGGTGGGAGCACCCACTGCTCGACAAGTACGTGCGGGACGCCCGCGCGTTCGAGTTCATGGAGGGAACCGGCACGATCCAGCGGCTGAACCTGGCCCAGGCGTACCTGTCGGGGAGGCTCGACGATGACCGGGCCGCCTGA
- a CDS encoding nuclear transport factor 2 family protein, producing MIKPDGRPSLPATTAATSAGIDHARLSYAYLDTGDLDGYGSLLDERAQVRRPDTPQGRGRAQMLRVHAGIAGPPARHELHRIVADGDSVAVFGRYVRPPLDLEFADIFTLTELGLLLGYQRFYFVAPG from the coding sequence ATGATCAAACCCGACGGGCGCCCTTCGCTGCCCGCCACGACGGCCGCGACGTCGGCGGGCATCGACCACGCTCGCCTGTCGTACGCCTATCTCGACACCGGCGACCTGGACGGCTACGGCTCGCTGCTGGACGAGCGGGCCCAGGTACGCCGTCCGGACACACCGCAGGGCCGGGGCAGGGCACAGATGCTTCGCGTCCACGCCGGCATCGCGGGACCGCCCGCCCGGCACGAACTGCACCGCATCGTCGCCGACGGCGACAGTGTCGCGGTCTTCGGACGCTACGTCCGTCCGCCACTGGACCTGGAGTTCGCCGACATCTTCACGCTGACCGAGCTTGGTCTGCTCCTCGGGTACCAGCGGTTCTACTTCGTGGCACCGGGTTGA
- a CDS encoding MFS transporter has translation MQESSFIDWRRVAVLVAGNALSLAGDFVLLVALGWTALQIGGAGAVTTLVLALTIPRALMLIFGGAVADGRGPRFLVLRATAARVVVLTAGAAVVLTTDSLWPLVVIAVLEGSLLGLSSPASGAMITTLATGDQLVRANSLYGTVLRVAPIVGAPIGAWLIATWELWHAMLVVAVVCAVVFAGLLYVTSGMVRPERTGEENLIRRSSAGFRLLAEDRRLRWLFVSAFCLDLAFAWPLEVALPLLADSRSWGVGAVGIVVAAFSAGAMAAGALGALLAHRIPLRARLVASGVVIALGIAAMALMPSVVALASVAVVVGAMCGLNSPAVVTAYQQASPPARMGTAMATLALSAVGTAPVSIAAFSALSFLIGVETTWVLCGLIALAGPFAAMRALRRREVPVVAVREPSEAEPQEPAEAQPREPALAVS, from the coding sequence ATGCAGGAATCATCGTTCATCGACTGGCGGCGAGTCGCCGTGCTTGTGGCGGGCAACGCGCTGTCCCTGGCCGGGGACTTCGTCCTGCTCGTCGCGCTCGGCTGGACCGCGTTGCAGATCGGCGGCGCGGGCGCGGTCACCACGCTGGTGCTGGCGCTGACCATACCCAGGGCACTGATGCTCATCTTCGGCGGCGCGGTCGCCGACGGGCGCGGACCACGGTTCCTGGTGTTGCGAGCCACGGCCGCACGGGTCGTGGTGCTGACGGCGGGCGCCGCGGTCGTGCTGACCACCGACTCGCTCTGGCCGCTGGTGGTCATCGCCGTCCTGGAAGGTTCACTGCTCGGGCTCTCCAGCCCCGCCTCCGGTGCGATGATCACCACGCTCGCCACCGGCGATCAGCTGGTACGGGCCAACTCCTTGTACGGCACGGTGCTGCGTGTCGCCCCGATAGTCGGCGCGCCGATCGGTGCCTGGCTCATCGCCACCTGGGAACTCTGGCACGCGATGCTGGTGGTCGCGGTGGTGTGCGCGGTGGTCTTCGCCGGGCTGCTCTACGTGACCAGCGGCATGGTCCGCCCGGAACGCACCGGTGAGGAGAACCTGATCCGCCGCTCCAGCGCGGGATTCCGGCTGCTGGCCGAGGACCGCCGACTGCGGTGGCTGTTCGTCTCCGCGTTCTGCCTGGACCTGGCGTTCGCTTGGCCGCTGGAGGTCGCGCTCCCGCTGCTCGCGGACAGCCGGTCCTGGGGCGTCGGTGCGGTCGGCATCGTGGTGGCGGCCTTCAGCGCCGGCGCGATGGCGGCGGGCGCGCTCGGCGCGCTGCTGGCACATCGCATCCCGCTGCGGGCCAGGCTGGTGGCCAGCGGCGTGGTCATCGCCCTCGGTATCGCGGCGATGGCGCTGATGCCGTCGGTGGTCGCGCTCGCCTCGGTCGCGGTGGTCGTCGGTGCGATGTGTGGGCTCAACAGCCCGGCCGTGGTCACGGCCTACCAGCAGGCGTCGCCACCGGCGCGGATGGGTACTGCGATGGCCACGCTGGCGCTCAGCGCGGTCGGTACCGCACCGGTCTCGATCGCGGCCTTCAGCGCCCTCAGCTTCCTGATCGGCGTAGAGACGACCTGGGTGCTGTGTGGGTTGATCGCCCTCGCCGGGCCGTTCGCCGCGATGCGGGCGCTGCGTCGCCGGGAGGTGCCGGTTGTCGCGGTGCGGGAGCCGTCCGAGGCTGAGCCGCAGGAGCCGGCGGAGGCGCAGCCGCGGGAGCCGGCGCTGGCGGTGTCGTGA
- a CDS encoding ABC transporter ATP-binding protein, with translation MTSETRLQTLVRLTRDRLEIARLAGRAGAPMIVTIVLVNLVAGLLPPAFVVASSILLGKVPAAVVAGLGSPEWDDLVTAFLLAAAAFVGQQITAPVQELLGKLVARRIDGLVSDELMSVATRTAGVGPLEDPGLVEHLRVAARELENWLFSPGEAVAGLLALIGRYTQLAGYAVVIGVVLPWPAAAALAAAVVLQRYGQRGGLRKFAEERFLLDPQELRNDYLREVATAAGSAKEMRVFGLHHFFVDFWRHSFLEWLALVWEARRRIYLWQFIRVTAVGLVIAGAVFAFAGRAATDVTAGLTLTGFAMVMQAALGALRLGEYWPESDLQTALGMHAYQKVKLFREGVDGYAEQAVRDVAVPPAPPTGAIHFDRVSFHYPGDDRMIFEDLDLTIPIGQCTALVGVNGAGKTTLVKLLARLYEPTSGTIRLDGVDIRSYELHEWRARLGVTFQEFARFEVSAADNVGFGAVEHLDDRAGIRSAIESVNLHEMLDTLPRGMETLLARHLVDGADLSGGQWQRIALARALFGLRHGASILVLDEPTASLDVRAEAGFFREFTQLTEGATTLLISHRFSTVRQADRIVVLDGGQVAEQGSHDELMAQDGEYARLFRLQADRFTDETARVA, from the coding sequence ATGACGTCGGAGACCCGCCTGCAGACCCTGGTGCGGCTGACCCGGGACCGGCTGGAGATCGCCCGGCTGGCCGGTCGGGCCGGCGCCCCGATGATCGTCACCATCGTGCTGGTCAACCTGGTCGCTGGGCTGTTGCCGCCAGCGTTCGTGGTGGCCTCCTCGATTCTGCTCGGCAAGGTGCCGGCCGCGGTCGTCGCCGGCCTGGGATCGCCAGAGTGGGACGACCTGGTGACCGCCTTCCTCCTGGCCGCGGCGGCGTTCGTCGGGCAGCAGATCACCGCGCCGGTGCAGGAACTGCTCGGCAAGCTCGTGGCGCGGCGCATCGACGGCCTGGTCAGCGACGAGTTGATGTCGGTCGCGACCAGGACTGCGGGGGTCGGCCCCTTGGAGGACCCGGGCCTGGTGGAGCACCTTCGGGTGGCCGCCCGGGAGCTGGAGAACTGGCTGTTCAGCCCCGGCGAGGCCGTGGCCGGTCTACTCGCCCTGATCGGGCGCTACACACAGTTGGCCGGGTATGCCGTGGTGATCGGCGTGGTGCTGCCGTGGCCCGCTGCGGCGGCGCTGGCCGCTGCCGTGGTGCTGCAGCGTTACGGACAGCGCGGTGGCCTGCGGAAGTTCGCCGAGGAGCGGTTCCTGCTCGACCCGCAGGAGCTGAGGAACGACTACCTGCGTGAGGTGGCCACTGCGGCGGGTTCGGCCAAGGAGATGCGCGTCTTCGGGCTGCACCACTTCTTCGTGGATTTCTGGCGCCACAGCTTCCTCGAATGGCTGGCGCTGGTGTGGGAGGCGCGCCGGCGGATCTATCTGTGGCAGTTCATCCGGGTCACGGCTGTTGGCCTGGTCATTGCCGGCGCGGTGTTCGCCTTCGCGGGCCGGGCCGCGACGGATGTGACGGCCGGGCTGACCCTGACCGGGTTCGCGATGGTCATGCAGGCGGCACTCGGCGCGCTGCGGCTGGGCGAGTACTGGCCGGAGTCGGACCTGCAGACCGCCCTCGGCATGCACGCCTACCAGAAGGTCAAGCTCTTCCGCGAGGGAGTCGACGGGTACGCCGAGCAGGCTGTGCGGGACGTCGCGGTGCCGCCCGCCCCGCCGACCGGGGCGATCCACTTCGACCGGGTGAGCTTCCACTATCCGGGCGACGACCGGATGATCTTCGAGGACCTGGACCTCACCATCCCGATCGGTCAGTGTACGGCCCTGGTCGGCGTGAACGGCGCCGGCAAGACCACCCTGGTCAAGCTGCTCGCCCGGTTGTACGAGCCGACCTCGGGCACGATCCGGCTGGACGGCGTCGACATCCGCTCATACGAGCTGCACGAGTGGCGGGCCCGGCTCGGGGTCACCTTCCAGGAGTTCGCCCGGTTCGAGGTGTCGGCCGCCGACAACGTCGGCTTCGGCGCGGTGGAGCACCTGGACGACCGGGCCGGGATCCGGTCCGCGATCGAATCGGTGAACCTGCACGAGATGCTCGACACGCTGCCGCGCGGCATGGAGACCTTGTTGGCCCGGCACCTCGTGGACGGCGCCGACCTGTCCGGGGGGCAGTGGCAGCGGATCGCGTTGGCTCGGGCGCTGTTCGGCCTGCGCCACGGCGCCTCGATCCTGGTGCTCGACGAGCCCACAGCCAGCCTGGACGTCCGCGCCGAGGCCGGCTTCTTCCGGGAGTTCACGCAGCTCACGGAGGGTGCCACAACGTTGTTGATCTCGCACCGGTTCTCCACCGTGCGGCAGGCCGATCGAATCGTGGTACTCGACGGCGGCCAGGTGGCTGAGCAGGGCAGCCACGACGAGCTGATGGCCCAGGACGGCGAGTACGCACGACTGTTCCGGTTGCAGGCCGACCGGTTCACCGACGAGACGGCGAGGGTGGCATGA